GGCTGCTTGAAGTATTTATATAACTGCTGATCACAGGGGATTTTCACACCCATCAGTTTCTTGAGTTTATTCAGAACTGGTGCAGTAAAGAAACCGCATGAGAGGTCTGCAGACACAaagccttgttgatgagagagatcagaggaacaTGGACAGGCTGTTTGGAGCTGACAGAAAGATTCGGATATAGACTCTGTACGGTCGTGGTGAGCAAAAAGCATCTCGGATCTCAGAACATCACGGAGAACCTGAAGGCTGATGtgatacaacagcagaagatcacaGCAGGTTCCTTTTCTATCAGGCaggaacagaaagctgaggctgaAAAGGTTACCGACTCACCAACGATGGAAAGCTGAAGATGGAGAAACGCAGCCTGGTCCGAGGAGCCTGGATTTCTGATGAGGGACACGGATTGGGGTCAGAATTCCAACAGCATGAGTCTATGGAGGCAACCTGTCTTGTTTCAGaagtccaggctggtggaggtggtgtgatggtgtggagATTGGTTCCTcactaaaactaaactaaattaaaaaaaaaccccagaagaaatggtctttttttaaaaccccACAGAGACCCTGATGTGACGGACCTGTAAGAGCCAGACTTCAGGCTGCTGACTGGGATCTCAGCAGGTTTCACAAACATGTAACCACCCAATTTGCCATTTGACTGACCGACATGTAAAATGTTGGGCCCTAGGCTACTGGTTTTGCGTAACAGGGTGGAGCACAGACTCTAGATACAGGGCTACAGTcaaatagaacaaaaacaggaaCTCTGTCTCATATCACATcatatgttaaaaacaaaacagaaatgatcAAACAGCACATGGAACTTCACGTCAGGGAGAGAACAGAACCAAAACAGAGCGATGAGAACAGAAGTCAGTAGGAGAGAATAACTCTTCAGGAATCTCATGAACCTTTAGAGAACCTTCTGCATGCAGCATCTTTGCCTCCTAATCCATGGCTCTCTTCAGGTTCCAGAGGACTGGTTGAAGTGAGCAGGTGTGTAAACGGGTTCTGCAGAGAACCTTTAAATCAGGGCGGTCCAGAAGCTCGATCGGTATGAAAATCTGCACCCAGGGCGGCCCTTTGAGGATAAGATTGACGTTCCTGTATTAAAGGCTTCAGGATGGAACTTTCCAGCAAACTGCTGTGACATATGGGGTTGATCGTTACACTGCCCCCGTGTGGTAGGATGTTGTAACTGCCCCCCATCGaactgtgtaaaaatgtgttacAGTCATAACCATACTCTGAATAACAGCACCCACTCCCAACCCctgcatgtaacacacacacacacacacacacacacacacacacacacacacacagcaagtctagagaaaattaaataaagtgtaaaaaacCAAAGCCAAACAGACATGAGTGATAGAAAAATCAGCATATCCCTTTTATTATTCAgcaacgtgaacacacacacagacacacagacacacacacacacacagacacacacacagacacacacacacacacagacagacacacagacagacacacacacagacacacaatgatTAGATGTACATAAACCTTGAGAACAATGGCTCTGAACAGAGTTACTTCGTGATCCACAGTGAATGCATTAAACCTGTGTGGGTTTGATATTGGAATGTAAGTTTCAGccacttagtgtgtgtgtgtgtgtgatattaatattaaaataatagcaGCAGATATACAGATGTACACATCAGGATCACGTACACATCGAAACAATGTGCAATAATCACCATCAGTGACATTTACTATAATATTCCACACAATCGTGATAATCGTAAATTTTTATATCAATCCGGACCCAGACGTCTTTGGTAAagctgtgtgttacagtaataacAGTCCCCTGGGTAACTCGCTCTAAACTGTGTGTTCCTCTTTAAATAAATTGATGTTGATGTAACTGTGCAAAGGTTAGGaggaggtcagaggtcaaatgGTCAAGGTCAGGATGTCTGAGCCCAGGAAATGATGATGACGCACAGACTCAgcaaacccacaaacacaccaaacagCACGAGAGCGACAGCCtggagagagggagcgagggcGGGAGGGGGAAGGGAgggggagaaagaggagagagggagggagagagaggaggtagGGAAGGAGAGGgaaagggggggagagagagaaacaaattgCAATAATATAAGTAAACTATAACTCAGAGTAGAAGTTcagaagcctgtgtgtgtgtgagagtgtgtgtgtgagagagtgtgtgtgtttgtgtatgtgtgagagtgagagtgtgtgtgtgtgtgtgtgttaccccaaGTGAAGTGGCAGATCTGATATGGTCGTTACTGACACGCAAATAAAACAGACCCggataaacaaacagcaaacagGTCGATGTAGTGGAACCtggagaaagaaacacacacacacacacacacacacacacacacacacacacacacacacacacacacacacacacacacacacacacacacattagaaatTATCATGGACAAGATTAAAAATTCaatctttcacacacacccacacacacccacagtcacacacagtcacacacagtcacacacagtcacacacagtcacacacagtcacacacagtcacacacagtcacacacagtcacacacacacttacccacaACTCCAAAGACATTCCTGATGTCAGGGACGTAGATGGCCAACAGCTCAATGATCAGGAGGAGGACAAATGtggagacacagtgagacagccAGGAgaactgtctctctcctctgagTAAAGTTAACACTGCTTTACGGGCCtgaggggagggagggagagaggggagagacagagagggagagagagggagagagagggagagagagagggagagagagagagagggagagggatggagagggatggagagagagagggagagggatagagggagagagagggggagagggagggagagggagggagagagagagggagagagagggagggagagagagggagagagagagagggagggagagagtgggagagagtgggagagagagggagggagagagagggagagagggagaggaagagatatagagggagaggaagagagagatagagggagagagagagagagaaagacagagagagagggagagagagagagagagagagagagagagagggggagagagagagagagagagagagagagagagagagagagggggagagagagagagagagacttgatATATTGGTATAGTTGTGATCCAAGTGAAATCTCTGTTTAAGAAGCGACACACACGGGAAAATGGATGAGCGGCACAGTGAACAGCACGGCCAATAGGATCGCAAGACGCACTGACATCACCAACACGTCACGGGGCAGGTAAATATCATATCCACGCAGGAGCTCAGAGTCTACGTgacctgaaacacaaacacacacacacacacacacacacacacacacacacacacacacacacacacacacacacacacacacacacacacacacacacactttaatgcaCATGACACGGATTCAGATACCAATCAGCAAGCAATGTttagattataataataataaataaataaaagaaataataaatgatgtgaattaaataactaaataaatgacagagaaaagtgtaattaattaattaattcactgCACTTATCTGTTTAATCTGTGAAATTAATCAGTTAATAGTTTTTGTTATTGATTCATAAATAAAACGTTTTCACAatgtgaataattaatgaatatttaataaatctttgGTCATTTATTAAAGATCAGGTTTCTGTATGATCACCTTGAGGAATTTGAATATAACTGAATCACTTCTTCTCCTTACGTTTCTCTGCATAAGGAAGTAAACAGCTGTATGTTTGGGGCCCGGGGCCCGGGGCCCGTCTCCTTACCGTAGAAGGTGAGATAGCCGAAGAGGGCAGAGACCAGGTAGACCAGGAAGCTAAGAGAGATGCTCACATTAGCCACGTTCTGCATCCGCCGCTTAGTgggtctgaaacacacacacacacacacacacacgtgcacacattcatttatttcagtgttagAAACAGTTTACCATGatttgtttaaagtttaattacTTAAACTGTAATTAGTTATTACAAAAGTcagttaaattgtttttaacCAATCAGCACGTTTCAACACAGCAAGCTCCGCCCCATGATTCCTCATCTGTAGACATGTATGGCCTCTtaggaaaaaaggaaatgtttctgttgtgtttttgtgtttcgtgtgtttggtgtgtgtgtgtgtgtgtgtgtgtgtgtgtgtgtgtgtgtgtgtgtgtgtgtgtgtgtgttttactgaccGCTGGAGCTCACAGTAAATGGGCAGGACTGCAGTGTGACACAAAAAGGAGAACGCCATAGTGGGGATGGCATAAgcactctgaaacacacacagacacacacagacagacagacagacacacagacagacagacagacacacagacagacagacacacacacacacacacacagacagacagacacacacacagacagacagacagacacacacacagacagacagacagacacacacacacacacacatagacagacagacagacacacacacacacacacagacagacagacacacacacacacagacagacagacacacacacacacacacagacagacagacagacagacacacacacacagacagacagacacacacacacacacacacatagacagacagacacacacacacacacacagacagacagacacacacacacacacacacacacagaaagacagacacacagacagacacacacagacagacagacacacagacagacacacacacagacagacagacacagacaggcagacagacacagacagacacagacagacacagacacacagacacacacacagacacagacagacagacacacacacacagacagacaggcacacacacacacacacacacacacagacacagacacacacagacacacagacacacagacagacacagacagacagacagacacagacagacagacagacacacacagacagacagacacacacacagacagacacaagtTTGTTACTTCTTGTcctctgtgtgcgtgtttgtaaTAATACAGTTAACAGGATGATGTAATCTGATGTTAAAGTTAATGTTATTCTGTGAGGgggattttaataaaaacacatctgtctctctcagagTGATAAATCTATCCATCTTTGtttatccatcaatctgttcgtctctttgtctctccatTTGtctcaggaaaaagaaaaaagtggcactaacaataataaatgaaaataaaattccaCACCACGCCTCTTGTTCCATTTCTCCACTTATTTATCTTTCTCCATCACTCCATATATCTCTTTCTGCAGATCTGTattcctctctgtgtgtgtgtgtgtgtgtgtgtgtgtgtgtgtgtgtctcaccttaCTGGAGAAGATGAAGAGATGAGCGCTGCAGTCTGACACAGAGGAGTTCTGcgacacacaaaaataaaaaagtgcttttaaatatatactgtgtgtgtgtgtgttacctgagtTAGACTGGAGTTGTTGGGCAGTGGACATGGAACAGACCATTTTTTTACCACGACCTGAAAACAAAGCGGATCGTTCAGATTTTGTACAGGACAAAAGCCATAaaagtgtgtgatgttacaGACGTGTGGGATAAAAACTCACCACAACGGTAAAAAACAGCATGAAGAGGAACGACAAGCTGCTGCTGTAACCCAGGAAACCTGGCAGGGCAGAACAGAGacatgttctcacacacacacacacacggagacacagagatacacacacagagacacacacacacacacagagagacacacacacacagagatacacacagagacacagacacacacaaagacacagacacacacaaagacacagacacacacggagacacagagatacacacacagagacacacacacacacagagatacacacagagacacacacaaagacacagacacacacaaagacacagacacacacacagacacacacacagagacacacaaagacacacacacacagagacacacaaagacacacacacacacaaatacacagacacacacacaaagacacacacacagggacacagagacacacacagagacacacacacacacacacacacacacagaaatacagatctgcagaaacacacacacagacacacacacacagagacacacaaagacacacacacagacacatacagagacacacacagacacacacacagagacacacacacacagagagacacaaacacacacagacacacagatacacacacacagacagagagacagacacagatacacacacaataacacacacacacacacacacagacacacacagacacagacagacacagacagacacagacagacacagacagacagacagtgtggtGACTCACCAATTTTGGGCAGCAGAGCGAGAggaaaaaccacacacaaagtGACCAGGATCAGTAACACCACACCATTCTCAtaccacacactgctacacacacacacacacacacacacacacacacacaccatttagaAACATGACTGCATTTAGACAATTTGTAAAGTCCTTCAAAGCTGTACTGACTAACAGGGAATTATACCCAGAAGGCTCAGCTCTCAGGAAGCTGCTGATAGTGGGAGGAAGCTCCATCTTCAGGATGAACATATACGAAgccatggctgtgtgtgtggaggagagagagagagagagagagagagagagagagacagagacagagaaacagagagagagagagagagagagagagagagagagacagagacagagacacagagagtgagagagaaacagagagagagagagagagagagagagagagagacagagacagagacacagagagtgagagagacacagagagagagacagagagagagagagagagagagagagagagagagagagagacagagagagagagagaaagagagagagagaggaacagagagagagagagagagagagagagagaggaacagagagagagagagagagagagagagagagagagagagagagagagagagagagagagagagagagagagagagagagagagagagagagagagagagaggaacagagagagagagagagagagagaggaacagagagagagagagagagagagacagagagagagagagagagagagagacagagacacagagagtgagagacagagagagagagagagagagagagagagagagagagagagagagagagaggaacagagagagagagagagagagagagaggaacagagagagagagagagagagagagagagagagagagaaacagagagagagagagagagagagagagagagtcacagagagagagagagagagagagagacacagagagagagagagagagagcgaaagagagagagagaggaacagagagagagagagagagagagagagagagagaggaacagagagaggaacagtgagaggcacagagagaggaagagagagtggaagagagagagagagagagagagagagagagagagagaggaacagagagagagagagagatagagagagagaggaacagagagagagagagagagagagagagagagaggaacagagagagagagagagagagagagagagagagagagagagagagagagagagagagagagagagagagagagaggaacagagagagagagagagagagagaggaacagagagagagagagagagagagagagaggaacagagagagagagagagagaggaacagagagagagagagagagagagaggaacagagagagacagagagagagagagagagagagagagagagagagagagagagagagaacataatGAAAGAAGAACAACacgtactgtatacacatacaagAAGATTGGGTTTTGGGTgtttgacgtgtgtgtgtgtgtgtgtgtgtgtgtgtgtgtgtgtgtgtgtgtgtgtcctcactcCTTACCACCAATGTTCTGGATCAGGATGGTACACGCCACCAGCACcttacacagaaaaacactaagacattaatacacacatcagTAAGGAgcgtctctgtaacacacacagcattgtgAGGAACAGACTAGTGAGCAGCTGCACCAACACTCCACTCACTTTTCCGGCGTTGTTGAAGGCTCTCTCTCCCAGTCCCTCGTACGAGGTCACACCTACACGTAGAAACCATAACGTTCAGTAATGAACTGTGTAGAGCTCGTGATTCAAAACCGTCTGTGAGTTTTACTGTCTGACtgcagagagaaggaaagactCAGCAAAGTTAGAATCAGAGGGGACACACGAGCAGAACTCTGGGCTCCTGGGGAGGGGGGGGGGTTTGTCTCTGCTCCAAAGGAGt
The Tachysurus vachellii isolate PV-2020 chromosome 6, HZAU_Pvac_v1, whole genome shotgun sequence genome window above contains:
- the slc38a6 gene encoding probable sodium-coupled neutral amino acid transporter 6 isoform X1, with protein sequence MTRDTENVTVQSEGGYQPVGEEEEEEETTALLGQDAQVSTGSSFMFSVSNLMNAIMGSGILGLAYAMANTGVVGFSILLLLVSSLAAFSIHLLLSLCDQTGVTSYEGLGERAFNNAGKVLVACTILIQNIGAMASYMFILKMELPPTISSFLRAEPSGYNSLVWYENGVVLLILVTLCVVFPLALLPKIGFLGYSSSLSFLFMLFFTVVVVVKKWSVPCPLPNNSSLTQNSSVSDCSAHLFIFSSKSAYAIPTMAFSFLCHTAVLPIYCELQRPTKRRMQNVANVSISLSFLVYLVSALFGYLTFYGHVDSELLRGYDIYLPRDVLVMSVRLAILLAVLFTVPLIHFPARKAVLTLLRGERQFSWLSHCVSTFVLLLIIELLAIYVPDIRNVFGVVGSTTSTCLLFVYPGLFYLRVSNDHIRSATSLGAVALVLFGVFVGLLSLCVIIISWAQTS
- the slc38a6 gene encoding probable sodium-coupled neutral amino acid transporter 6 isoform X2, whose amino-acid sequence is MTRDTENVTVQSEGGYQPVGEEEEEEETTALLGQDAQVSTGSSFMFSVSNLMNAIMGSGILGLAYAMANTGVVGFSILLLLVSSLAAFSIHLLLSLCDQTGVTSYEGLGERAFNNAGKVLVACTILIQNIGAMASYMFILKMELPPTISSFLRAEPSGSVWYENGVVLLILVTLCVVFPLALLPKIGFLGYSSSLSFLFMLFFTVVVVVKKWSVPCPLPNNSSLTQNSSVSDCSAHLFIFSSKSAYAIPTMAFSFLCHTAVLPIYCELQRPTKRRMQNVANVSISLSFLVYLVSALFGYLTFYGHVDSELLRGYDIYLPRDVLVMSVRLAILLAVLFTVPLIHFPARKAVLTLLRGERQFSWLSHCVSTFVLLLIIELLAIYVPDIRNVFGVVGSTTSTCLLFVYPGLFYLRVSNDHIRSATSLGAVALVLFGVFVGLLSLCVIIISWAQTS
- the slc38a6 gene encoding probable sodium-coupled neutral amino acid transporter 6 isoform X3, with product MTRDTENVTVQSEGGYQPVGEEEEEEETTALLGQDAQVSTGSSFMFSVSNLMNAIMGSGILGLAYAMANTGVVGFSILLLLVSSLAAFSIHLLLSLCDQTGVTSYEGLGERAFNNAGKVLVACTILIQNIGAMASYMFILKMELPPTISSFLRAEPSGVWYENGVVLLILVTLCVVFPLALLPKIGFLGYSSSLSFLFMLFFTVVVVVKKWSVPCPLPNNSSLTQNSSVSDCSAHLFIFSSKSAYAIPTMAFSFLCHTAVLPIYCELQRPTKRRMQNVANVSISLSFLVYLVSALFGYLTFYGHVDSELLRGYDIYLPRDVLVMSVRLAILLAVLFTVPLIHFPARKAVLTLLRGERQFSWLSHCVSTFVLLLIIELLAIYVPDIRNVFGVVGSTTSTCLLFVYPGLFYLRVSNDHIRSATSLGAVALVLFGVFVGLLSLCVIIISWAQTS